GCTTAAATACACTCAGTAGTGTTCCTCCAAGGCTTATTTTCAGAGCTCTCAAGAAAAGAccccttgctttaaaaaaaaaaaaaagaaagaaagaaaatcccctGAAAAACAATTCTAATCCCTCAACTTGCATCCACAATGACAGGGATAAACTTAAAAAGCAGCATAATAATATTCTAAAGTTTTAGCTTTCCCTGCCCCACCCTTAAAAGGCTAATTGCTAAAACAATTTCAAGTTTATGGAAGTATATGATGAAGGAGAGTGGCAAAGAAgcaggtggccagaggactgTTGGTTTTCAAATCCAAGTTAAAGGAACTCTTCTAAACAGTACAAAGAGATCAGCCAGATCTCCGGTTGCCTGTGTTCCACCAACGAGTAACAGTCAAGAGGGACCACCCAACCCCTGAAAGGAATGCCCAATACTGTCTCCTCCCTGCTTCTTATTCTTTTTGCCTGGGACTCCTCTGGAACACCCATAGAAAGAATCAATTCCTTTCTTTctaatgaaaactaaaatttctTCTTGGTCAAAGATGCCAAACTCTGTCCAAAACCATTTTTCCCCTTAGCCTGATTAGTATAATCTCAGCAGTTTTAAAGTTCATCATCTGCTACCAAGCAAAGAtgatgaaaaaggagaatgaaaaacgtGTATTCATACATAACAATACAGCACTAAAAAGCTTTCCAGAGGGGCTCTCAAAGGGATAATTATacacttatttgcaaaacatccTTGAGAACATGTATCATTACCTCCATTTAATAGATTAAGAGAAGGGGCAATGGGGCTGACAGTGGATCAATGACAGAGCCAGGAAGAAAACTCACTGTCCACCAGTGTTGAATTCCTATCTTTCTAAGTTAATATtcctttgggagaaaaaaataatgagtttttaaaaaatactgcattCTCTTTGGAGGCAGGAATGGAGGGggcataaagttttaaaaagagaatgaagtgGTCACTGGACTTAGACCTGGTATCGAGAATATTAATAACATCTAACCAATTAGATTTGGTTCTAAATTCAGAAGTGATCCTAATTAACTTCTGTAACAATAACTGaatagggaaggaaaagaaaccatTAGGTTTCCAAGATCTAATTGGCGTCCCCTGAAAATGACCTGCTCCTTCAATTATGCATATGTAAGCAGAggtgaaacaaaaaaataaatatcaaagagTATTTCCGATATGATCTTTACAAACAAGCACAACAACTGGCAGGGGGAGTcagtgaaagaagaaaagcatgTGACAATAACTTAGGGTGATTCATTTGAAATCCACACAGTGAGAGAATGCTTCTCCCCACTCTCTACCTGGATTGGGTCTAAGGTGATAAGGGAGAGGAAAGGTACAGAGAAAGAGTCATTAGGACCAAGCCAGCTTTTCCCCTCAGTCACAGGCTCCTCGGCTGAATGCTGGGTTTCAAGAAGACACCCTTTCCCTGGCACTTTAGTTGATAAAGAAACATACATAGCTGCTCAAGTCCTTGGCCAGTATGTCAGTATGCAGGGACTCTCCTGAGAGCCCTTGTCCAGGACTGTTATTTTCAATAGTGTTCAATGCTGGTTAATGCCCTGAATGCTGCCAGGACAGAGGAAGACAGCCTGCCCAGCAAGGGGCAGAGAAAAACCACCAGACACCCCCTATGCCTATGGATCACAGATAGGCAGGCACCAATGAGCACAAAGCCCATCCTCACCCATTATGAAATCATACACGAGCCTGGGAGAAGTGGCTTCTGCTAGGCAGTATACAACGTAGGAGGAGGTTTCAATCTCCCTGAACACACATCCTAGCATTCTTTACCTCCGGCACCACTAACACACCAACAGACAAAAGGACAGGCGTGTACAGAAAGGGCCACGTTTCCCAGTTTTGCATCTAGCCATCTGAGCTGCAGCTCTTACTGCAGCCGTGACCTTGTGGGAGAAAGGCTAACAGCAACTTCCAACAGCCTTGAACAAAACCTCTTGGCCTCGTCCCCACCCACTCACTGAGATCAGTACCACTAGTACCTACTGGAGCCCCTAGTCAATTACCTTCCATGTGGTGCAAACTGAGAGCCACAGCCACCCCGTTGTCTGGGCATAGACCCAGCGGCCTCGCTCGACAGCCCTGTTTGGCCAGCTCACATCACTCCAGGTAAGGACGGGCTGGACTCGGTCCTTCGTAGCTCGACAGGCACATGTCCCTGATGCTTCAGTGCAGCTTCTGATTTGGCCCACAACTGCCCTGCCCCCCATctattttccctctctctcatggattttgctttttgttatttttgagatgAACCTGTAAACGTGAGAACTCAGAGATCTGAGGTACTTCACAGAAACACACTCAAGTATCAGTCTTCCATTTTCTGAAACAAGAACACAAGTAAAACaagtccctttccctctcccctcagAAACGTGTGCATCTTCCCACCTGGCTACCAGTGGCTACCTCTGCACCACATCACTGATTTCCTGTACACACGACAGTAAGTTGTTAAGGACAGGGTTTGCCCCGGGCACGCCAGCGGCTGCAGAAGacacctgcagctcctgcaggcTGAGTTCCAGTTTGCTCACGGCCTCTCGGAAGGCAAATTTGTTGCGAGTTTGGGGGATGCAGTCCACATAGCCTGAGCAGTAGTCGAGCAGCTGGTGGCCAGTGTCCACCAGCTGGCTGTTGGGCACAGGTTCCGTGATTGCACTGGACAGTAGGTCAGCACATTCCAGCAGGGCCTCCTTGCTGATTTTGTCGGCTGAGATTTTCTCAGCCGCCTGTTTGGTTTTTCTCAGAGCCACTTTAGTACCTGCTGTGCCGTTGGCCATTTTGGCTGGCGAGATGGAAGATGTGGGCAGAGGCACTTGAGGTGGAGGCATCACAGGCCTCCCAGCTTTCCCACTGATGGGCACTGCCCCTGGAGCCgcctttttccctccctcctgtgTTTCTGACTTGGGCTGGACTGCAGTCGGGGCGACTGGCTCTTCCGTGGAGTCTGAGCACACGGACGGATGCTGCAGTAGTCTCATcactggtggtgggggtggggcacactTTGGTTTTACCCGGCGGGGTCGGTCCTTGTCTCCAGAGGAAGTGACCTGATGCTCTGACAAGAGCTTGAATTTATTCCCCTGAGAGTCTGTGCCAATGAGCTGCACGTCAGCTGGAGTGTGCTTCAGAGTGGGTGAGATAAGGACGGGCACTTTGTGGTTATGAGTGGTTGGGAGGACCGCAGCAGTCTTGGCTGGAGAAGCCCAGCCGGTCTGCTCGCCATCCTCTGGGACTCCAGCCATGCCAAGTCGTGCCCCACCATTCCTCTCCTTGCTCTTGGGGGCAGCTGCCGCTCCAGCCACCCCCAACCCTGGAGAATCCTTCTCTGTAGTGGCTGGATCCCCAGTGGGGGTTCTGAGAGGAAGAGCGGTGCCTCCTCTGGGCAAAAGTTTGGCTTTTGGTCTCTCCCTGGTCGGAGCGGCACCTTCCTCTGATTTTTTTGGAAGCGTGTCATTGGCCCTGTCCACATTCTCTTCTGGCTGAGAAGAGGTGGACACTGTCCTTTCCAGCTGGAGTTTGGACCTCTGGCAGTTCCTGGGAAGGGTCATTGCCATCCTATCCTGCTCTGGAAGCCCTGAGGACACGGAAGATGTAGAGTTTGACCTTGGAAAAGGCTTGGACGTGTCATCACTGGCTGTGGGTTTACCTGCTCGTAAGCCCAGTGTCTTTTTGATTAAGCGTGGTGTAAAGAAGCCTGTGATGCCAGACCACCCGCCCCCAGCAGcgccactgcccccacccccaccaccgtCGTCATTACAGAGGTTCCTCTGTGCAAAGCTACCCCCATAGCACTTGGGTGGCACCAGACTCGCTTCTTGCTGGGCAGGAGTGAGAGAGAACCCTTCAGCATGCTGCAGAGAAGCAACAGATGAGAAGTTACCCGTCAGTTCGTATTTCTTGTGGGGCTGGTTCTCCATTTCTCGGAAGGAGCTGCTGCGTTTGGGGGGTGTGGGAGCGTTTCTCTTTTTCATAAAGGAGCTGAAGAAGCCTCCCTTCCTATCTCTGGTGAAGCATGTCTCTTTGGCATCTTCCAAGAGGCTGCTGGGTGACTTGTCTCTCTGCTTTCGAGGCAGTGCTGGGGACCCACTGGGGGCCTGTGCACTTCTAATGaaccctgattttaaaaaaaaagaacagccaATCAGTATTGTGAAAAGTAAGTGACTCGCCTGAGTTACTAAGGCTGGACTGTGAAGAGTGTTGTTGGCATCTATTAAAAATCAAGTGTTAGCAGGACTTGGAGGAAACTAATAAATACATTATCATGTCACACTGCTGTTCCAAATGTGATGTGAgatataaatggaaagaaataaaccTGCTGGTTTTTACCTCCGCATCCATCTTTTCCCTAGCAACTACAGCACAATCTGGCTTCACCTATCAGACTCAGTGAAGAAATTTTTGCCAGAACCATAAGGACTGCAACTATCTGAGAATCAGGAGTTTAGGAAATGGAGTGGGAGGCAGAGTCGTGTGGTGAATGGACACATCACGACTCCTAACACTGGCAATGCAGAGCCGCGGACTAGAGTGGTAAATGAAACAGATGCCCGCCACACTTTTCCTTGAGGAAGACGGGCAGGAAAGTGGAAATAAATGCTTCATGCCCCATGGCTCTTTAAACAAGGCAGTTTGCCTCTGCCTCCCCAGGGAGTCGTACCTGGTGCTGAACTAGAAGCAGAATTTTCTGTGGCATCTTGTGCCCCCTCGATGTTCTCCTTGTTCTCCCCCTGCTTCTTTAGTGTCCGGGTCTTGGAAGGGAGCAGAGGCAGTCGGGGCAGATACGGAACCACAGATGAGGCGGCAGCAGCCCTCCCAAGCTCCTCAGCAACTTCTGTGTGGAGGACAGGGCAATGAGAAAAAGAACAATTTCAtgacaaaagagaagaaagggagttttctcttttcagaaCAGGCAGACAACTGAGAGGACCTGAAGGAGGAGTACTGAAACGTGTGTAACTCGAGTCACAAAGTACGCACCCTTTGAGTCTGGGCTTACTTTTGCTCAGCATTCTAGCCGTAGATTCATCCACATTACTGAATGTGGCAGGGGGTTTTCCTGTTGCTGTGTATTGTTCAAATATGTGAATACACCAAAATTCATCCATTCTCCTCTTGATGAATAtctgttgtttccagtttggggttatTAACACTGCTGGAAACATCCTACTATGTGTCTTTGACTGCAACAATGGTATGCACGTCTGCTAGATACAGGAGCAGGACTGGTGGGTCACAGGGCCAAACTGGCTGTCCCAGTCTCCATCCCTACTAACTTATAGGAAAGTCCTGGTTACTATGCATGCTTGCCAAAGTTTGATGTTTGTTTGTCTGATTTTAATTTTAGCATTTCGGAGGTAGGTGTGTAGTGGccattcattgttttattttgtacttcTCTGATGATGGGTGATTTCATATGTTCACTGGTCAACTGGATATGCTTATTTACTAACTTATTCAGAGGTTGAACAAAACAAACAGCTATTTccagatgtttttattttcaggttGTGCCTTGCAAAAAAAAGGAGGCTACATACATTTCATACCGATGATGCAAATGAGGCTCCTGAAAATGTGTTCACCCTATTAGTAAGCCTCAGCTGATTAAAAGTGGCCATCGGATTTGCGGCTTTTAATAATAAGGCAAAGACTCACTTTGCTATTCATTCCTGAACAAAAATGAAGTATGGATCAGTCAAACTTTGGAATTTTGTAATTTACAACATTTTtggtaattatttttcaaaattgatcCCCCACAAGTGTGGGTACATAGCACATAATTCAAGCCATGCCAATGAGATTCCAGTGATATTCAGGATTTGACTCCACATGAACTAAAGGGTACAGAGAAAAGTGCTCTGATGGGGAGCTGCTTAATTTGGCCCAGAGGGCAAGCTGCGCCCTCCCCAACCTGTAGAAGTTCCATATATAGAAGGACGAGGATGGAAATACTTGTCATTAAACTCTGGTGGtgtactttttcctttcttcttagcAAAACACAATAAATCactaaaggaagcagaaaaaaacATCAACTTGCCTAATTTcttcttgaaacattttttaacttGAACTTAAGTAGTGAGTGCTCTGTTcaattatgaagaaaaagaaaaatttgaaaaaatatgataCAACTCTGGAACTACACCAAAATGTCTAATAGGCAAGTATAACTCAGAATTCTGTGTTTTTAGCTCTCGAGGAATAGCCTTTCTATCTCTTAAATTTCATCTATTCGCGTATGTATTTAGTGTTGGCTGCGTGCGGCCTTTGCTGCTGCTCTAGGCATTATCCATTGCAGTGAGCGGCAGCCACTCTCCAGCTGCAGCGTGTGGGCCtctcgctgtggtggcttctctcattgcagagcatgggctctagagcacacaggccTTACTAGTTACGGCTCGTAGGCTCAGCTGCCCcccaacatgtggaatcttcccagaccagggatcgaactcgtcctctgcactggcaggcagattctcaaccacttgaccacctgggaagtccagtcgCTCTCTTCCTAAGaagtaagtttatttattttctgactgGGCATTTAATCtgttcagtatttatttttacttagccTCACCAGGTCTTaggtgcagcatgcaggatctttgatcttcagtGAGACGTGGGATCTTTTATTacagcatgcaaattcttaggTGTGGCACGATGGGATCTAgtgtcctgaccagggatccaacctgggtcccctgcattggaagctcacagtcttagccactagaccagcagggaagttccaACAAGTACGTTTACTGTTTGActtttgcatataattttaaacaGACATTATACACAAAAGTAGGAAACTTCCTGTATGTGTCCATATACTTGTTTTTTACCTAAGAAAAAGATTCTCACTGTTCATAGCTTAGCTTATTTAACATTCTCTTTCTAAACTCCTTTCTGTGTCAATATATTTAAGAATATCATTTTAACTACTTAATTATAGGGATGTAATAATTAACACACTGGATACTTAAATGTTCTTAATTTTTCAGTATTATAAACTACACTCTGATGTAACACCCTTACAGCTAAATCTTTGTTCATACTCTTATTAAAAATATGAGCTAGAGAGacaaagatacattttaaaacagcaaaagaaaaaaaaagagaaaaaagaaaacaataataaatgcCAAGAATTAATTCAATATCCTGAAATGGAGTCCCAAATTACAAGACACTATCATTTTTGGAATGTTATCATCCCCAGCACCCAGAACTAGCCCCCACCAACAGTAAATCACCAGGTTCTCACCTTCAGAAATGCTAGAGTCATGGAACATGGTTTCAAAAGCTTGATGTGTTTCTGCAAAAGAGGGCCTATCGGCAGGGCTCCACTTCCAGCCTACGTAACCAAAAGAGAACAGTAGTAAAAGCTTCTTGGCAGAAATTAAATATTCAGGGCACACCTGAGGGTGAGTTCCATGCACTGGGACATGTGTGAGCTAAAGCAGTTACAGCAAGTCTGCAGTGACAGTGAGGCAGCTATTTCTTAGTCCCAGCCCCAGAGGTGTGAAGAACCCACTTCCTAGGGCCAGTCCTTCTATGCAGTCTCAGCCCCTGTTCCCTCCACTAGAGCGATGCAGAGGGGGTGGGAAGATGGTTTAGAAGTTTTCTTCCgttggaaaaatgaaaagtagTAAAACCTGTCTTCAAACTCACTCACTCTCACTCACAATTAGTTATACACATTCCAAAACATAACAGTATATCAGAAAAGGGGAGTCTGGAATTCACATTTGATGAGAGCAGTAGGCAATCAATGCTCAATGAGAAAATAATGAGACTCAAATACCTTGCAGTTTAATTCACTACTCACCTCCCTACTTTTTCATCTTTAAGAAGTCAGATGCCCTTGTTTACATGTCACAGaagtcactttcatgcattctcCAGTCTTCAACACACATTTTGTGTAGCTGAGAGCAACCCTCCCCAACCTAATCTCCAAATCCATTTTTTACTACCTTATTATACAGGCAAATGTTTTGGGAAACTGAGTATTTGGCCATGGACAATGATTTTTAGGATTCCAGTATGACTCAGTAGTAGAGCACACAGTATCCCAGCTGGCTGATCAGTGACCAACTCTTCTATGTCACGAGGCTGAATACAATCTTACAACATTGAtaggaaaaatgttttcaatgttGTTAATCATCCAGAATTGCTAACTTAAACtacttcaaaattaaaatctgcAAGAATACTCACATGCTCTCATAAGTTCATACACCTTAGGGGGACATCCTTCAGGCTGCTCCATTCGGTATCCTTTTTCCAGTAGATCGTAGACCTGAGACAGGTCAATACCTGGATATGGTGACATTCCATATGTAGCAATTTCCCATAAAAGCACCCCAAACGCTGCAGAAGGGATTGCAAAACAAGAGCTTTTATGTTTCTtctgatttattatttattttataccattAGGTAACttctctttcaaattttcacaATGTTACAATATTAGTATACTCTTATAATTCTTAAAACATGACTTGTTCTTCAAGATATTTTCCACAGGAAAAGTTTAGGTATAATCTAAAGacagttttctttaaatttcccAATTTTGGGGACTTCCCGGGAGGTCctgcagttaagactccatgctttcacagCAGgcggtacaggttcaatccctagtcagggaactaaaggcCACACAAGATGCGACCAGAATAAATATATAAGTTTCCCAatttttatttggatttcctTTACAACAAGGGAGAATAAATTAGGACCATATAAGAAGTTTGAGGTATAATCAAAACTATTCTTAAAGCAACTTACAATCTATTTAATGAGCTGCACAATTTTTAAGTCACTAATACTAaaggaagaatataaaaatggacACATTTGAAACCAAATAAAATTCACATGTGAAGAAAGAATTTGCTTGATTATGTCACAGGTTACTCTTGAGTTTGAGATTGCTGGTAAAACTATCTAGAATTCTCGACTATTTCTACCGCCCCAAATCCAAACATCCTGACTCGTTCTGTCCCCCAAATCGTTACTAAATAATAATCCTTTTCAGGAAGTAGAAACAAGATCAGTTACAAAGACAAATTCTAGATAAAACTTCACCACCCCTTCCTTGAAAAGAGGTTACCACTCTGTGTCATAGGGCTCTAGACACAAGCAATAAAGTCTAATGTGGAAAATAGGGAGCTTTATGGAGAGGATCGTTAGAACTTCAGTGCAAAATAGTAGCTAGACTGTgagtgctcccaaggcagggactttgttttttttaaactttattctttACAGTTTCTTTCTATAGTAAGTACCCTGCAAATGCCCAGCAGatagtatttattaataataaatgcttgctgaataACTGAAGAAGGATGGGTGTAAAGGCAGAGGATACTGATCATATACCAAAAAAAAGCAGCTCTTAAAGAATTAAGCATTTAAGTATAAAGAAAATGATGATACACAGAAAAACGTCCCTTCCAACCTTACCCCAGACGTCAGATTTGATTGAGAAGGTATTGTAGGCAAGACTCTCTGGTGCTGTCCACTTAATAGGAAATTTGGCTCCAGCGTGAGCAGTATAGGTGTCTCCAGTCATCAATCTACTTAAGCCAAAGTCAGCCACTTTCACCACATGGTTTTCTCCCACCAGGCAATTCCGAGCTGCAAGATCCCTGTGGGAAAGAAGCCCTACTGTGATTCTATTCAGATGGTCCTGGAAAATGCTCATGAATGCTCTCGTATCAGCTCTTTGTGCTGCAAGCAGGGTTTGATAAGTAAGTGCTGACAGGTATGGTAGTATTTCATGAAAATGGCTAACATGGTAGAAAGCCACTAATTATACACCTCTTGTAGAATACTCACCAAGAGGCAGTTATGTGATGCCACAATAAAGCAGGCTTCAGAAAACCGGTTTCCATTTATAAGTACATTGGGATAAGTTTCAGAGGTGGGTAACAGAGGTTTTAGTTTCTTTACTAAGgcagaaaactatttttaaaatcaagccACTAGATGGAGCAAAATGATCTTGGACTTAGTCCTGGGCAAAATAAAGAGCCTTCTGTTCTGAGAACAGCAAAGGCCCTGCATTAGTACTTTAATCAGAGGACAGAGTAGATTTCTAAGTTGGAAATGACATTACAATGGTCCTTGTGAAAGAGAAAACTACTTTGCTGAGTTATCTGATATGCATGTCAGCTTCCTGGCTAGTCACAGGCGACAATCGGATTTTACACACCTATGGATGAAATTCTTCTTCTCTAAATACTCCATTGCAGATGAGATCTGAGTGGCCATGTAAAGCAGCACAACTGCAGTCACCTCTTCTCGGTTGCATTCTCGGAGATAATCAAGCAAGTTCCCATAAGGCATGTATTCAGTCACAATGTAAAATGGTGGCTCCAAGGTACACACACCTGATGGTTCAAAGAGAGCTTGTTTTGTTAGTATATATTTAAACACTCCAACCACTTTGGCAAGAATAactgccaatttttaaaaatctagtctAGCAGtaatcttttcctttcctgccatttcattctctgaaaAGAACACAGCAGCGTTAAGAAGCTGGATGATAGTGAGTTTCTACTTCCAATGATACTATGCTTTGGAAACTCACATGCATTTTGAGAATGCGCCTGTTTGAACAAAGGGAGAGTCACTTGTCTTAATTCCATAAGGGGTCAGGACCACCAATGCCTCTAGAGTTCTGTGTGAGCCCATGATTTCACATCCTCAACTGCCTCCTGATGACAACATTTATCTAAAAGTAACAGCAATTGTGCACACATATGAGCCCTGACTGCAAGGATTTCATTACTACACAGCAGACTCCCAGTAAAAATACAGAAGAAGCGATTTCCTTTGGGGTAGTTTGGCTCAATGAACACCCAAAGAAACTGGCCCTATTTTGAAAAGGGCAATTGTTTCAGTAAAAGATTTCTCTGTGACCTGAATAGGTGAGAAGCCTATCGATCACTGCAAAGCACTTGGGTGGTCACAATTTTTAATCTGTTTCAACAGTCCTTTGGTTAATGTctctttattttgtaaaaaatattttgggatAGTTTGTGGTTTAGTATCATTTTGAATGATTCTGAACTTTGGATCTGGGGCAATCAGCACAAGCTGGGCAGTTTCATACATTGCAATCAATCCAGGTCACTGTTTCTTGGgtaattttaaaacacagagactTCTGATTAAAATAACAACCTTTTATTGAAATAGATTTATACTGAGAGCTTCTGCCATGGTGATACAAAAGGAGGACTGGGGGACAATAGGGGGTTGAGGGACAAGCATCTTTGAGGAAACCTATGGTTCAGACAAGCTCCCTCACCTAATAGCTGTACCAGGTTAGGATGCTTGATTTCCTTCATCACTGCAGCTTCCTTGAGAAATTCCTCGACCTCCATAGTATCTTCCTGGAAAGGGGgggaagataagaaagaaaaagaggagagggacAAGCCCCCATCTTAATCATTTGAGTCAACTCACACTCCTAAAACCTCAGTTTTAAAAGAGGGTATCTTTTGGATATTTTTGCACTTACTTCAAGAAATTTTATCACTGCATAGTGTGCTCTGTATAAGtccaattaagaaagaaaaaggcctCCTTTAATTTATTCAGTATTTGAAACTGAAGTAAAATTTAGTAGGGTAAGTAAATTCAGCAATCGTGAAACACGAAAGACCTGGACAGACAATTCCATTCTCTGAAAGTTTCTTTCCAGATATCTTAAGCTTTTGAAAGAGGAGCCAGAACAGTTAGCTGTTCACATATTTGTCTTCCTGACAGATTCCTTAAGGAGCAAGATATATCTGCAAGGCTGTGCATACTGGTTCACACTCAGAACAAGCACTTAATAAACGCTTCGTAAAAGAACTGACTACTACTCAGAGGTGAAAAGCAGTCCTTAGGAGTCCTCCAGAGTTACTGAGGCACACGAGAAAATCTTCAGAGAATGGGATGAGTGACAAAACTTGTAATTCACTACCAGGATGCTTAAAGGAGAGAGATGGGCTGGGATCAGGAAGAAGATTCCTGTGAATATGAAGAATAAGGTGATCTAATCTCAGGGAGATGGGAGAAGTAAGCAACAGGGAGACAAAGGACAGAACAAGAGCGTGATTCTCCAACAATGCATGGAGAATTCTGCCCAGCAGGGGTTGTTCTGAGGAAGGAAAACAGCTTGCTTTGCTTTTACAACTTATAATTTGCTTCTAACCTCCCACCAAGATCTCTATCAACAGCCCCCAGGGACAAACCTTCCCCACATGTGGGTTTCACTGCATTGCAGTGAATAATCTGCCCCTGCACTGTCAGCAATGGCACCAGGGTTAATCATCAGAATTTGCTGATGTGCTTGGCACCAGTGGGTGGAAAGTGTTCCAAAGTTAAAGAAGGGCACGCTGGTATTTCCAAGTGATTcagcacaaaagaaaaagatgcctGAAAACTGTAATTCTCAGCAACCCACCTTCAACGTTTTCACAGCAACTGTAAGGCTGTATTTCTTCCAGACGCCAACGTAAACCTCTCCATACTGACCACCCCCAAGTTTGTGCTTCATGGTAATATCTGTTCGTTCCATCTCCCACTTATCATGGATGGGGGACACACCGTAGACTGTAGGCTTATTACACTTGGGGGCCGGATAGTGCAGGGTTGTCACCAGCCCATCAGCCACCGTGGAGTGATGGTGAACAAGCTCGGCCAAGGTGCTGAAGCGGCTCTCGGCAGTTACATATACCTGGTGAGCAGAGCGGAGAAAAATAAACCAACTGAAAAGGGGTCATTATCTCACTGCTCTCAAGATATGAAAATAAGCAGCACTAgtcacaacagccaaaacatggagacaacctaaacgtccatcggcagatgagtggataaggaagatgtggtgttGTGTatggcaatggaatattactcagccataaaaaggaacaaaataaggcCATTCACAGTGACATGAAAGCAACTAGAAATGAAgacagtcagaaaaagacaaacaccctgtgatttcacttatatgtggaatctaaaatacgacacaatgaaacaaaatcacaaacagagcgaacagactggtggttgccaagagggagggagTCGGGGAAGGGAAAGAATGGGCGCTGGGGACAGCAGGTGAAAAATATCATATacagagtggataaacaacaaggtcctactatattcaatattccaTGATAAAtcacaatagaaaataatataaaaagaacacagatatacatataactgaatcactgtgctatatggCACacattaacacaacactgtaaaccaactatacttcaatttttaaaatgctgatttaaaaaaagatgaaaataaggcATTATCTTACTGAGATAAGTGGAAGAATTAGGGAAGAATTTAACCATGAtgttgcaggggtgggggtgggcagagaaCTTCACTTTAATCTCATTTAAACTACTCTTCTTACGATTCCTAAAGTAGCTCGAGTCTTGAGGGGAAAAGCTTCTATAT
The sequence above is a segment of the Ovis aries strain OAR_USU_Benz2616 breed Rambouillet chromosome 12, ARS-UI_Ramb_v3.0, whole genome shotgun sequence genome. Coding sequences within it:
- the ABL2 gene encoding tyrosine-protein kinase ABL2 isoform X1, whose amino-acid sequence is MGQQVGRVGEAPGLQQSQPRGIRGSSAARPSGRRRDLVGRTAEAGFNIFTQHGDLPISGIEPVSPALTVGYFTNHFASCLEDGFEGDKTGGSSPEALHRPYGCDVEPQALNEAIRWSSKENLLGATESDPNLFVALYDFVASGDNTLSITKGEKLRVLGYNQNGEWSEVRSKNGQGWVPSNYITPVNSLEKHSWYHGPVSRSAAEYLLSSLINGSFLVRESESSPGQLSISLRYEGRVYHYRINTTTDGKVYVTAESRFSTLAELVHHHSTVADGLVTTLHYPAPKCNKPTVYGVSPIHDKWEMERTDITMKHKLGGGQYGEVYVGVWKKYSLTVAVKTLKEDTMEVEEFLKEAAVMKEIKHPNLVQLLGVCTLEPPFYIVTEYMPYGNLLDYLRECNREEVTAVVLLYMATQISSAMEYLEKKNFIHRDLAARNCLVGENHVVKVADFGLSRLMTGDTYTAHAGAKFPIKWTAPESLAYNTFSIKSDVWAFGVLLWEIATYGMSPYPGIDLSQVYDLLEKGYRMEQPEGCPPKVYELMRACWKWSPADRPSFAETHQAFETMFHDSSISEEVAEELGRAAAASSVVPYLPRLPLLPSKTRTLKKQGENKENIEGAQDATENSASSSAPGFIRSAQAPSGSPALPRKQRDKSPSSLLEDAKETCFTRDRKGGFFSSFMKKRNAPTPPKRSSSFREMENQPHKKYELTGNFSSVASLQHAEGFSLTPAQQEASLVPPKCYGGSFAQRNLCNDDGGGGGGSGAAGGGWSGITGFFTPRLIKKTLGLRAGKPTASDDTSKPFPRSNSTSSVSSGLPEQDRMAMTLPRNCQRSKLQLERTVSTSSQPEENVDRANDTLPKKSEEGAAPTRERPKAKLLPRGGTALPLRTPTGDPATTEKDSPGLGVAGAAAAPKSKERNGGARLGMAGVPEDGEQTGWASPAKTAAVLPTTHNHKVPVLISPTLKHTPADVQLIGTDSQGNKFKLLSEHQVTSSGDKDRPRRVKPKCAPPPPPVMRLLQHPSVCSDSTEEPVAPTAVQPKSETQEGGKKAAPGAVPISGKAGRPVMPPPQVPLPTSSISPAKMANGTAGTKVALRKTKQAAEKISADKISKEALLECADLLSSAITEPVPNSQLVDTGHQLLDYCSGYVDCIPQTRNKFAFREAVSKLELSLQELQVSSAAAGVPGANPVLNNLLSCVQEISDVVQR
- the ABL2 gene encoding tyrosine-protein kinase ABL2 isoform X7; this encodes MVFGTVLLPPNCYGRDQDTSLCCLCSEDSKTALPSLTDHFASCLEDGFEGDKTGGSSPEALHRPYGCDVEPQALNEAIRWSSKENLLGATESDPNLFVALYDFVASGDNTLSITKGEKLRVLGYNQNGEWSEVRSKNGQGWVPSNYITPVNSLEKHSWYHGPVSRSAAEYLLSSLINGSFLVRESESSPGQLSISLRYEGRVYHYRINTTTDGKVYVTAESRFSTLAELVHHHSTVADGLVTTLHYPAPKCNKPTVYGVSPIHDKWEMERTDITMKHKLGGGQYGEVYVGVWKKYSLTVAVKTLKEDTMEVEEFLKEAAVMKEIKHPNLVQLLGVCTLEPPFYIVTEYMPYGNLLDYLRECNREEVTAVVLLYMATQISSAMEYLEKKNFIHRDLAARNCLVGENHVVKVADFGLSRLMTGDTYTAHAGAKFPIKWTAPESLAYNTFSIKSDVWAFGVLLWEIATYGMSPYPGIDLSQVYDLLEKGYRMEQPEGCPPKVYELMRACWKWSPADRPSFAETHQAFETMFHDSSISEEVAEELGRAAAASSVVPYLPRLPLLPSKTRTLKKQGENKENIEGAQDATENSASSSAPGFIRSAQAPSGSPALPRKQRDKSPSSLLEDAKETCFTRDRKGGFFSSFMKKRNAPTPPKRSSSFREMENQPHKKYELTGLPEQDRMAMTLPRNCQRSKLQLERTVSTSSQPEENVDRANDTLPKKSEEGAAPTRERPKAKLLPRGGTALPLRTPTGDPATTEKDSPGLGVAGAAAAPKSKERNGGARLGMAGVPEDGEQTGWASPAKTAAVLPTTHNHKVPVLISPTLKHTPADVQLIGTDSQGNKFKLLSEHQVTSSGDKDRPRRVKPKCAPPPPPVMRLLQHPSVCSDSTEEPVAPTAVQPKSETQEGGKKAAPGAVPISGKAGRPVMPPPQVPLPTSSISPAKMANGTAGTKVALRKTKQAAEKISADKISKEALLECADLLSSAITEPVPNSQLVDTGHQLLDYCSGYVDCIPQTRNKFAFREAVSKLELSLQELQVSSAAAGVPGANPVLNNLLSCVQEISDVVQR